Proteins encoded together in one Phyllostomus discolor isolate MPI-MPIP mPhyDis1 chromosome 6, mPhyDis1.pri.v3, whole genome shotgun sequence window:
- the NUDT8 gene encoding nucleoside diphosphate-linked moiety X motif 8: MLPDYLSAEGEQRCRQLLTKATARLRARPAAAAVLVPLCSVRGVPALLYTLRSSRLAGRHKGEVSFPGGKCDPTDQDVVHTALRETHEEVGLAVPEDHVWGILHPVYDQAKNTVVPVLAGVGPVDLQSLKPNPDEVDEVFALPLAHLLQVQNQGYTHFCRGGHFGYTMPVFLHGPHRVWGITAVITEFALQLLAPGAYQPRLYFPGAQLKD; the protein is encoded by the exons ATGCTGCCTGACTACTTGTCCGCGGAGGGCGAGCAGCGCTGTCGGCAGCTGCTGACCAAAGCCACGGCCCGGCTCCGCGCGCGGCCCGCCGCGGCCGCAGTGCTCGTGCCGCTGTGCTCCGTGCGCGGGGTCCCGGCGCTGCTCTACACGTTGCGGTCCAGCCGCTTGGCCGGGAGGCACAAGGGGGAAGTCAG TTTCCCAGGCGGCAAGTGTGACCCCACCGACCAGGATGTGGTGCACACGGCCCTGAGGGAGACCCACGAGGAGGTGGGCCTGGCTGTGCCCGAGGACCATGTGTGGGGCATCCTGCACCCCGTGTATGACCAG GCAAAGAACACCGTGGTGCCTGTGCTTGCCGGCGTGGGCCCTGTGGATCTCCAGAGCCTGAAGCCCAACCCCGACGAG GTGGACGAGGTGTTTGCACTGCCCCTGGCCCACCTGCTGCAGGTGCAGAACCAAGGCTATACCCACTTCTGCCGGGGTGGCCACTTCGGCTACACAATGCCCGTCTTCCTCCACGGGCCACACCGCGTCTGGGGGATAACGGCAGTCATCACCGAGTTCGCCTTGCAGCTGCTGGCACCTGGTGCCTACCAGCCCCGCCTATATTTCCCCGGAGCCCAGCTCAAGGACTGA
- the TBX10 gene encoding T-box transcription factor TBX10: MSAFLSAGLGVLVPSEACALPVTSSSWEPRLASPFPSGRTPGSAGAPAVGKPAGQGPKNPHVSGVMVQLEMKALWEEFNQLGTEMIVTKAGRRMFPTFQVKILGMDSLADYALLMDFVPLDDKRYRYAFHSSAWLVAGKADPATPGRVHFHPDSPAKGAQWMRQIVSFDKLKLTNNLLDDNGHIILNSMHRYQPRFHVVFVDPREDSERYAQENFKSFVFTETQFTAVTAYQNHRITQLKIASNPFAKGFRESDPDSWTAPPRPLLGAAARSRGSLSSCLLKGATEQEKAPASTSRAPARLHHQLLATPEALLAPATYRALTCQDLYPGASSPLGIPRARPTPYPLPNIQADRDQGGLPLQAGLGLPSPTAVCLGSRQDPQ; the protein is encoded by the exons ATGTCAG ccttCCTCTCTGCCGGTCTTGGGGTACTGGTGCCCTCGGAGGCTTGCGCCCTGCCCGTGACCAGCTCCAGCTGGGAGCCCCGGCTGGCGTCTCCGTTCCCATCGGGCCGCACCCCCGGCTCCGCAGGGGCCCCGGCCGTGGGCAAGCCGGCCGGGCAGGGCCCCAAGAACCCGCACGTGTCCGGCGTGATGGTGCAGCTGGAGATGAAGGCTCTGTGGGAGGAGTTCAACCAGCTGGGCACGGAGATGATCGTCACCAAGGCAGGCAG GAGGATGTTCCCCACCTTCCAGGTGAAGATCCTGGGCATGGACTCGCTGGCGGACTACGCCCTGCTCATGGACTTCGTGCCCCTGGACGACAAGAGATACag GTACGCCTTCCACAGCTCGGCCTGGCTGGTGGCAGGCAAGGCGGACCCGGCCACACCGGGCCGTGTGCACTTCCACCCCGACTCGCCGGCCAAGGGGGCGCAGTGGATGCGCCAGATCGTGTCCTTCGACAAGCTCAAGCTGACCAACAACCTGCTGGACGACAACGGCCAC atcATTCTCAACTCCATGCACCGCTACCAGCCCCGCTTCCACGTGGTCTTCGTGGACCCGCGCGAGGACAGCGAGCGCTACGCCCAGGAGAACTTCAAATCCTTCGTCTTCACGGAGACCCAGTTCACGGCCGTGACGGCGTATCAGAACCACCGG ATCACCCAGCTGAAAATCGCCAGCAACCCTTTTGCCAAGGGCTTTCGGGAGAGTGACCCAGACTCCTG GACAGCACCTCCACGGCCCTTGCTCGGAGCCGCAGCCCGGAGTCGCGGTAGCCTCAGCTCCTGTCTGCTGAAAGGTGCCACAGAGCAGGAGAAAG CTCCAGCTTCCACCTCCAGGGCGCCTGCCCGGCTCCACCATCAGCTGCTGGCCACCCCCGAGGCGCTGCTGGCCCCCGCCACCTATCGGGCCCTCACCTGTCAGGACCTGTACCCTGGAGCCTCAAGTCCCCTTGGAATCCCAAGGGCCCGACCAACACCATACCCCCTCCCCAATATCCAGGCTGACAGGGATCAGGGTGGCCTGCCCCTCCAAGCTGGGCTGGGCCTCCCGTCCCCCACGGCTGTATGCCTGGGATCTCGCCAGGACCCTCAGTGA
- the NDUFV1 gene encoding NADH dehydrogenase [ubiquinone] flavoprotein 1, mitochondrial has product MLAARRLLGGSLPARVSVRFSGGTAAPKKTSFGSLKDEDRIFTNLYGRHDWRLKGAQSRGDWYKTKEILLKGPDWILGEIKTSGLRGRGGAGFPTGLKWSFMNKPSDGRPKYLVVNADEGEPGTCKDREIMRHDPHKLVEGCLVGGRAMGARAAYIYIRGEFYNEASNLQVAIREAYEAGLIGKNACGSGYDFDVFVVRGAGAYICGEETALIESIEGKQGKPRLKPPFPADVGVFGCPTTVANVETVAVSPTICRRGGAWFAGFGRERNSGTKLFNISGHVNHPCTVEEEMSVPLKELIEKHAGGVTGGWDNLLAVIPGGSSTPLIPKSVCETVLMDFDALVQAQTGLGTAAVIVMDRSTDIVKAIARLIEFYKHESCGQCTPCREGVDWMNKVMARFVRGDARPAEIDSLWEISKQIEGHTICALGDGAAWPVQGLIRHFRPELEDRMQRFAQQHQARQAAS; this is encoded by the exons ATGCTGGCGGCACGGCGGCTGCTGGGCGGGTCGCTCCCCGCGCGGGTGTCCGTGCGTTTCAGCGGCGGCACG GCGGCTCCCAAGAAAACCTCATTTGGCTCGCTGAAGGATGAAGACCGGATCTTCACCAACCTGTACGGCCGCCACGACTGGAG GCTGAAAGGCGCCCAGAGCCGAGGTGACTGGTACAAGACGAAGGAGATCCTGCTGAAGGGGCCTGACTGGATCCTGGGCGAGATCAAGACATCAGGCCTTCGGGGCCGTGGAGGAGCCGGCTTCCCCACTGGCCTTAAGTGGAGCTTCATGAATAAGCCCTCGGATGGCAG GCCCAAGTATCTGGTGGTGAACGCGGACGAGGGGGAGCCGGGCACCTGCAAGGACCGGGAGATCATGCGCCACGACCCCCACAAGCTCGTGGAAGGCTGCCTCGTGGGGGGCCGGGCCATGGGCGCCCGCGCGGCCTACATCTACATCCGCGGGGAGTTCTACAACGAGGCCTCCAACCTGCAG GTGGCCATCCGAGAGGCCTACGAGGCCGGGCTGATCGGCAAGAACGCTTGCGGCTCCGGCTACGATTTCGACGTGTTCGTGGTGCGCGGGGCCGGGGCCTACATCTGCGGGGAGGAGACGGCGCTCATCGAGTCCATCGAGGGCAAGCAGGGCAAGCCCCGCCTGAAGCCGCCCTTCCCCGCAGACGTGG GAGTGTTTGGCTGCCCCACGACGGTGGCCAATGTGGAGACAGTGGCCGTGTCCCCCACCATCTGCCGCCGTGGGGGTGCCTGGTTTGCCGGCTTCGGCCGAGAGCGCAACTCGGGCACCAAACTGTTCAACATCTCTGGCCACGTCAACCACCCGTGCACGGTGGAGGAGGAGATGTCAGTGCCGCTGAAGGAGCTGATCGAGAAGCACGCGG GGGGTGTCACGGGTGGCTGGGACAACCTCCTTGCTGTCATCCCCGGCGGCTCGTCCACCCCACTGATCCCCAAGTCCGTGTGTGAGACGGTGCTGATGGACTTCGACGCGCTGGTGCAGGCGCAGACCGGCCTGGGCACGGCCGCAGTGATCGTCATGGACCGCTCG ACAGACATTGTGAAAGCCATCGCCCGCCTCATCGAGTTCTACAAGCACGAGAGCTGCGGCCAGTGCACCCCCTGCCGCGAGG GTGTGGACTGGATGAACAAGGTGATGGCCCGCTTTGTGCGGGGGGACGCCCGGCCGGCCGAAATCGACTCCCTGTGGGAGATCAGCAAGCAGATAGAGGGCCACACCATCTGCGCCCTGGGCGACGGGGCCGCCTGGCCCGTGCAG GGCCTAATCCGCCACTTCCGGCCGGAGCTCGAGGACCGGATGCAGCGGTTCGCCCAGCAGCACCAAGCCCGGCAAGCCGCCTCCTGA
- the LOC114499950 gene encoding aldehyde dehydrogenase family 3 member B2-like, translating into MSGKEGKGAVKDSRSQPTLVTDPFEDTLRRLRESFRTGRTRPAEFRAAQLKGLGRFLQENKQLLQEALARDLCKSAFESDLSEIILCQNEVRLALSSLNAWMKDEPVAKNLLTQLDSVFIRKEPFGLVLIISPWNYPLNLVLVPLVGALAAGNCVVLKPSEISQSTEKVLAEVLPQYLDQSCFAVVLGGPEEAGQLLEHKFDYIFFTGSPRVGKIVMAAAAKHLTPVTLELGGKNPCYVDDDCDPQTVANRVAFFRCFNAGQTCVAPDYVLCSPEMQERLVPALQGAITRFYGEDPRGSPDLGRIISDKHFQRLQGLLGCGRVAVGGQSDRSDRYIAPTVLVDVQETEPVMQEEIFGPILPIVNVRSLDEAIDFMNRREKPLALYAFSNSRQVVNQVLDRTSSGNFGGNEGFIYLTLSSLPLGGVGNSGMGRYHGKFSFDTFSHHRSCLLSHAGLDQVKQIIYPPYAGWHKKLIIWALSAGSCTLL; encoded by the exons ATGTCAGGCAAAGAGGGCAAAGGCGCAGTGAAGGATTCAAGGTCACAGCCCACACTGGT GACGGACCCCTTCGAGGACACGCTGCGGCGGCTGCGGGAATCCTTCCGCACGGGGCGGACGCGGCCGGCGGAGTTCCGGGCGGCCCAGCTCAAGGGCCTGGGCCGCTTCCTGCAGGAGAAcaagcagctgctgcaggaggcgCTGGCGCGGGACCTGTGCAAG tcagcCTTTGAGTCGGATCTGTCGGAGATCATCCTGTGCCAGAACGAGGTCCGTCTGGCCCTCAGCAGCCTGAACGCCTGGATGAAGGACGAGCCGGTGGCCAAGAACCTG TTAACGCAGCTGGACTCTGTCTTCATCCGCAAGGAGCCCTTCGGCCTGGTGCTCATCATCTCCCCCTGGAACTACCCCCTGAACCTGGTCCTGGTGCCCCTGGTGGGCGCCCTCGCCGCAG GGAACTGCGTGGTGCTGAAGCCGTCGGAAATCAGCCAGAGCACGGAGAAGGTCCTGGCTGAGGTCCTGCCCCAGTACCTGGACCAG AGCTGCTTTGCCGTGGTGCTGGGCGGGCCTGAGGAGGCGGGGCAGCTGCTGGAGCACAAGTTCGACTACATCTTCTTCACGG GGAGCCCCCGGGTGGGCAAGATCGTCATGGCCGCGGCCGCCAAGCACCTGACGCCCGTCACGCTGGAGCTTGGGGGCAAGAACCCCTGCTACGTGGACGACGACTGCGACCCCCAGACCGTGGCCAACCGTGTGGCCTTCTTCCGCTGCTTCAACGCCGGCCAGACCTGCGTGGCCCCCGACTACGTGCTCTGCAGCCCCGAAATGCAGGAGCGGCTGGTGCCCGCCCTGCAGGGCGCCATCACCCGCTTCTACGGCGAGGACCCCCGGGGCTCCCCGGACCTGGGCCGCATCATCAGCGACAAGCATTTCCAGCGGCTCCAGGGCCTGCTGGGCTGTGGCCGTGTGGCCGTCGGGGGCCAGAGTGACAGGAGTGACCGCTACATCG CCCCCACGGTGCTGGTGGACGTGCAGGAGACGGAGCCGGTGATGCAGGAGGAGATCTTCGGGCCCATCCTGCCCATCGTGAACGTGAGGAGCCTGGACGAGGCCATCGACTTCATGAACCGCCGGGAGAAGCCCCTGGCCCTGTACGCCTTCTCCAACAGCCGCCAG gtgGTGAACCAGGTGCTGGACCGGACCAGCAGCGGCAACTTCGGGGGCAATGAGGGCTTCATCTACCTGACTCTGTCGTCCTTGCCTCTGGGGGGCGTCG GCAACAGCGGGATGGGCAGATACCACGGCAAGTTCTCCTTCGACACCTTCTCCCACCACCGCTCCTGCCTGCTCTCTCACGCAGGCCTGGACCAGGTCAAGCAGATCATATACCCACCCTACGCCGGCTGGCACAAGAAGCTGATCATATGGGCCTTGAGTGCCGGGAGCTGCACCCTTCTGTGA
- the ACY3 gene encoding N-acyl-aromatic-L-amino acid amidohydrolase (carboxylate-forming), with protein MCSLPVPREPLRRVAVAGGTHGNEMSGVYLARQWLQAPGELQRPSFSATPVLANPAAAAACRRYVDRDLNRTFTSAFLTARPHPDDPYEVTRARELNQLLGPKASGQAFDFVLDLHNTTANVGTCLVLEAASNVFALHLCRHLQLQSPELPCRVFLYQLPGEESYSVHSAAKNGMGLELGPQPQGVLRADLFTRMRALVAAALDFIQLFNQGTAFPAFEMEVYRKVGSVDFPRTEAGDLAGTVHPQLQDRDFEPLRPGAPIFQLFSGEDALYEGESIVYPVFINEAAYYEKGIAFFQTEKFTVSVPALPALAPGPAP; from the exons ATGTGCTCGCTGCCTGTGCCTCGGGAGCCCCTGCGCCGCGTGGCCGTGGCCGGGGGCACCCACGGCAATGAGATGTCGGGCGTCTACCTGGCCCGGCAGTGGCTGCAGGCTCCGGGGGAGCTGCAGAGGCCCAGCTTCTCCGCCACGCCGGTGCTGGCCAACCCTGCAGCCGCGGCCGCCTGCCGCCGCTACGTGGACCGGGACCTCAACCGCACCTTCACCAGCGCCTTCCTCAC TGCCAGGCCCCACCCGGATGACCCGTACGAGGTGACGAGGGCCCGAGAGCTGAATCAGTTGCTGGGGCCCAAGGCCTCGGGCCAGGCCTTCGACTTCGTCCTCGACCTGCACAACACCACGGCCAACGTGGGCACCTGCCTCGTGCTGGAAGCCGCCAGCAACGTCTTTGCCTTGCACCTGTGCCGCCACCTGCAG CTGCAGAGCCCGGAGCTGCCCTGCCGGGTCTTCCTGTACCAGTTGCCCGGAGAAGAGAGTTACAGCGTCCACTCTGCGGCCAAGAACGGAATGG GCCTGGAGcttggcccccagccccagggagtgCTACGGGCTGACCTTTTCACCAGGATGAGGGCTCTGGTGGCCGCAGCTCTGGACTTCATCCAGCTCTTCAACCAGG GCACAGCCTTCCCTGCCTTTGAGATGGAGGTGTACAGAAAAGTGGGCAGTGTGGACTTCCCACGCACCGAGgccggggacctggccggcaCCGTGCATCCTCagctgcag GACCGAGACTTCGAGCCTCTGCGGCCCGGCGCCCCCATCTTCCAGCTGTTCAGCGGCGAGGACGCGCTCTATGAGGGGGAGTCCATCGTGTACCCCGTGTTCATCAACGAGGCCGCCTACTATGAGAAGGGCATCGCCTTCTTCCAGACCGAGAAGTTCACGGTCTCCGTGCCCGCCCTGCCTGCGCtggcccccggcccggccccctaa
- the LOC114500392 gene encoding double C2-like domain-containing protein gamma, producing the protein MAGAAAVSGRRPQRVSMQEHMAIDVNPGPIRPIRLISDYFPHFCPFAEPALRTPDPPPAVAPALRAAPQLQPSPEPEGDSDDSTALGTLEFTLLFDADNSALHCTAHRAKGLRPPASGSVDTYVKANLLPGASKASQLRTRTVRGTRGPVWEETLTYHGFTRQDAERKTLRLCVCEDPWLRRRRRAPPLGELRVPLRRLLPNRARSFDVCLEKRRLTKRPKSLDTCRGMSLYEEAAEAAAAAAGEERGRVLLSLCYSSQRGGLLVGVLRCAHLAPMDANGYSDPFVRLFLYPNVGKKSKYKTSVRKKTLNPEFNEEFLYEGPRQELAQKTLLVSVWDYDLGTADDFIGGVQLSGRASGECQRHWRECLGRSDRRLELWHPLDGAPLQLSD; encoded by the exons ATGGCGGGCGCTGCGGCAGTGAGCGGGAGGCGGCCACAGCGGGTGAGCATGCAGGAGCACATGGCCATCGACGTGAACCCGGGACCCATCCGGCCCATCCGCCTCATCTCGGACTACTTCCCGCACTTCTGCCCCTTTGCTGAGCCCGCCCTGCGCACCCCAGACCCGCCCCCTGCAGTGGCCCCTGCCCTCCGCGCTGCAccccagctgcagcccagcccagagccagaGGGAGACTCGGACGACAGCA ctgccCTGGGCACCCTGGAGTTCACACTTCTCTTTGATGCGGACAACAGCGCCCTGCACTGCACGGCTCACCGCGCCAAG GGCCTCAGGCCACCAGCCTCAGGGTCCGTGGACACCTATGTCAAAGCCAATCTGCTGCCAGGCGCCAGCAAG gccagccagctgcgGACGCGCACAGTCCGGGGCACCAGGGGGCCTGTCTGGGAAGAGACGCTCACCTATCACGGCTTCACCCGCCAGGACGCGGAGCGCAAGACCCTGCG gctgtgtgtgtgtgaggaccCGTGGCTGCGGCGCCGCCGGcgagcccctcccctgggggagCTGCGGGTGCCCCTGCGGAGGCTGCTGCCCAACCGAGCCAGGAGCTTCGACGTGTGTCTGGAGAAGCGCAGGCTG ACCAAGAGGCCCAAGAGCCTGGACACGTGCCGTGGCATGTCCCTGTATGAG GAGGCGGCGGAGGCCGCGGCAGCGGCGGCCGGGGAGGAGCGCGGGCGCGTCCTGCTGTCGCTGTGCTACAGCTCCCAGAGGGGCGGCCTGCTGGTGGGGGTGCTGCGCTGCGCCCACCTCGCCCCCATGGACGCCAATGGCTACTCGGACCCCTTCGTCCGCCT TTTCCTGTATCCTAACGTGGGAAAGAAATCGAAGTATAAGACCAGTGTGCGGAAGAAGACCCTGAACCCCGAGTTCAATGAG GAGTTTCTCTACGAAGGCCCGAGGCAGGAGCTGGCCCAGAAGACACTGCTGGTGTCCGTGTGGGACTACGACCTGGGCACGGCCGACGACTTCATTG GTGGGGTGCAGCTGAGCGGCCGGGCCAGCGGGGAGTGCCAGCGGCACTGGAGGGAGTGTCTGGGCCGCAGTGACCGCCGGCTGGAGCTGTGGCACCCGCTGGACGGGGCGCCCCTCCAGCTTAGCGACTAG